One stretch of Micromonospora echinospora DNA includes these proteins:
- a CDS encoding ATP-binding cassette domain-containing protein, with the protein MSEATAGLHRADSHDVIRVLGARENNLRHVDVELPKRRLTVFTGVSGSGKSSLVFGTIAAESQRLINETYSAFVQGFMPTLSRPEVDVLEGLTTAIIVDQERMGADPRSTVGTATDVNAMLRILFSRLGDPHIGPPNAYSFNVPSVRAAGAITVERGPGKTQTKKGTFNRLGGMCPRCEGRGAVTDFDLTVLYDEKLSLNEGAITIPGYSMEGWYGRIFRSSGLFDPDKPIRDYTKRELSDLLHKEPTKIKVDGINVTYTGLVPAIQKSMLAKDVDAMQPHIRAFVERAVTFTSCPECDGTRLSPEARSSKINGISIADACAMQISDLATWVRDLREPSVGPLLTALGDTLDSFVEIGLGYLSLDRPAGTLSGGEAQRTKMIRHLGSSLTDVTYVFDEPTIGLHPHDIARMNNLLLQLRDKGNTVLVVEHKPETIAIADHVVDLGPGAGTAGGTICYEGTVAGLRASGTTTGRHLDDRATLKDKLRTPTGALPIRGARTHNLRDVDVDIPLGVLVVVTGVAGSGKSSLIHGSLAKREDVVSVDQTAIRGSRRSNPATYTGLLDPIRKAFAKANGVKPALFSANSEGACPTCNGAGVIYTDLGMMAGVASTCEDCEGKRFQPAVLDYHLGGRDISQVLAMSVDEAETFFSDGEARTPAAHAILDRLADVGLGYLTLGQPLTTLSGGERQRLKLATRMGDKGGVYVLDEPTTGLHLADVAQLLGLLDRLVDAGKSVIVIEHHQAVMAHADWIIDLGPGAGHDGGRIVYEGTPADLVAARSTLTGEHLADYVGA; encoded by the coding sequence ATGAGCGAGGCCACCGCCGGCCTGCACCGCGCCGACAGCCACGACGTCATCCGCGTCCTCGGCGCCCGCGAGAACAACCTGCGCCACGTCGACGTCGAACTGCCCAAACGCCGCCTCACCGTCTTCACCGGCGTCTCCGGCTCCGGCAAGAGCTCACTGGTCTTCGGCACCATCGCCGCCGAGTCGCAGCGCCTGATCAACGAGACCTACAGCGCCTTCGTCCAGGGCTTCATGCCCACCCTGTCCCGGCCCGAGGTCGACGTCCTGGAGGGCCTCACCACTGCCATCATCGTCGACCAGGAACGCATGGGCGCCGACCCGCGCTCCACAGTCGGCACCGCCACCGACGTCAACGCGATGCTGCGCATCCTGTTCAGCCGTCTCGGCGATCCCCACATCGGCCCGCCCAACGCCTACTCGTTCAACGTCCCCTCCGTACGCGCGGCCGGCGCCATCACCGTCGAGCGCGGCCCCGGCAAGACCCAGACCAAGAAGGGCACCTTCAACCGCCTCGGCGGCATGTGCCCCCGCTGCGAGGGCCGCGGCGCGGTCACCGACTTCGACCTGACCGTCCTCTACGACGAGAAGTTGTCCCTCAACGAGGGCGCCATCACCATCCCCGGCTACAGCATGGAGGGCTGGTACGGCCGTATCTTCCGCTCCAGCGGACTGTTCGACCCGGACAAGCCGATCCGCGACTACACCAAGCGCGAGCTGAGCGACCTGCTCCACAAGGAACCCACTAAGATCAAGGTCGACGGCATCAACGTCACCTACACCGGCCTCGTCCCGGCCATCCAGAAGTCGATGCTCGCCAAGGACGTCGACGCCATGCAGCCGCACATCCGCGCCTTCGTCGAACGAGCTGTCACGTTCACCTCCTGCCCCGAATGCGACGGCACCCGCCTGAGCCCCGAGGCCCGCTCCTCGAAGATCAACGGCATCAGCATCGCCGACGCCTGCGCCATGCAGATCAGCGACCTCGCCACCTGGGTACGCGACCTGCGCGAACCCTCCGTCGGCCCGCTGCTCACCGCGCTGGGGGACACCCTCGACTCGTTCGTCGAGATCGGCCTCGGCTACCTCAGCCTCGACCGGCCCGCCGGCACCCTCTCCGGCGGCGAGGCCCAGCGCACCAAGATGATCCGCCACCTCGGCTCGTCCCTCACCGACGTCACCTACGTCTTCGACGAACCCACCATCGGCCTGCACCCGCACGACATCGCACGCATGAACAACCTCCTGCTGCAACTGCGCGACAAGGGCAACACCGTCCTCGTCGTCGAACACAAACCCGAGACCATCGCCATTGCCGACCACGTCGTCGACCTCGGCCCCGGCGCCGGCACCGCCGGCGGCACCATCTGCTACGAAGGCACCGTCGCCGGCCTGCGCGCCAGCGGCACCACCACCGGCCGCCACCTCGACGACCGCGCCACCCTCAAGGACAAGCTGCGTACGCCCACCGGCGCCCTGCCGATCCGCGGCGCCCGCACCCACAACCTGCGCGACGTCGACGTCGACATCCCCCTCGGTGTCCTGGTCGTCGTCACCGGCGTCGCCGGCTCCGGCAAGAGCAGCCTCATCCACGGCTCACTGGCCAAACGCGAGGACGTCGTCAGCGTCGACCAGACCGCCATCCGTGGCTCCCGCCGCAGCAACCCGGCCACCTACACCGGACTGCTCGACCCGATCCGCAAGGCGTTCGCCAAGGCCAACGGCGTCAAACCCGCCCTGTTCAGCGCCAACTCCGAGGGTGCCTGCCCGACCTGCAACGGCGCCGGCGTCATCTACACCGACCTGGGCATGATGGCCGGCGTCGCCAGCACCTGCGAGGACTGCGAAGGCAAACGGTTCCAGCCCGCCGTACTCGACTACCACCTCGGCGGACGCGACATCAGCCAGGTCCTCGCCATGTCCGTCGACGAGGCCGAGACGTTCTTCAGCGACGGTGAGGCCCGCACCCCGGCCGCCCACGCCATCCTCGACCGGCTCGCCGACGTCGGCCTCGGCTACCTCACGCTCGGCCAGCCGCTGACCACGCTGTCCGGCGGGGAACGCCAGCGGCTCAAGCTCGCCACCCGGATGGGGGACAAGGGCGGCGTGTACGTCCTCGACGAACCCACCACCGGCCTGCACCTGGCCGACGTCGCCCAACTGCTCGGCCTGCTCGACCGGCTCGTCGACGCGGGCAAGTCCGTCATCGTGATCGAGCACCACCAGGCGGTCATGGCACACGCCGACTGGATCATCGACCTCGGGCCGGGCGCCGGTCACGACGGCGGACGGATCGTCTACGAAGGCACCCCGGCCGACCTGGTGGCCGCCCGGTCCACGCTCACCGGCGAACACCTCGCCGACTACGTCGGCGCGTGA
- a CDS encoding response regulator, whose product MIRVLLADDQPLVRAGLAMLLTNEPDIEVVAEADDGAQAVEISRRLRPDVVLMDVRMPGTDGLAATKLMADEQLIDDPERPVRIIMLTTYHVDEAVHAALRAGASGFVLKDAAPAELVSAIRAVAAGEAWLDPAVARRLLDDLAARPDPGLPTPVQMRGLTPREREVLVLMAYGMSNREIAEHLVLGDATVKTHVSRVLTKLGMRDRTHAVVAAYQCGLVEPGTAPPARMAGLSR is encoded by the coding sequence ATGATCCGGGTGCTGCTCGCCGACGACCAGCCGCTCGTACGGGCGGGACTCGCGATGCTGCTCACCAACGAGCCTGACATCGAGGTCGTCGCCGAGGCCGACGACGGGGCGCAGGCCGTCGAGATCAGTCGCCGGCTGCGCCCGGACGTGGTGCTGATGGACGTGCGGATGCCCGGCACCGACGGACTCGCCGCGACGAAGCTGATGGCCGACGAGCAGCTCATCGACGACCCGGAGCGGCCGGTACGGATCATCATGCTGACCACGTACCACGTGGACGAGGCGGTGCACGCCGCGTTGCGGGCGGGCGCTTCCGGCTTCGTGCTCAAGGACGCCGCGCCCGCCGAGCTGGTGTCGGCGATCCGGGCGGTGGCCGCCGGGGAGGCGTGGCTGGATCCGGCGGTGGCCCGGCGGCTGCTCGACGACCTCGCCGCCCGGCCCGACCCGGGGCTGCCCACCCCGGTGCAGATGCGCGGGCTCACGCCGCGGGAACGGGAGGTGCTGGTGCTGATGGCGTACGGGATGTCGAACCGGGAGATCGCCGAGCATCTCGTGCTCGGCGACGCGACGGTCAAGACCCACGTCAGCCGGGTCCTGACGAAGCTGGGGATGCGGGACCGGACGCACGCGGTGGTGGCCGCGTACCAGTGCGGCCTGGTGGAGCCCGGTACGGCGCCGCCGGCCCGGATGGCCGGCCTGTCCCGCTGA
- a CDS encoding sensor histidine kinase → MTSVTGAVAPSAPARAASWWRHDLLLLPVLGLLDLFTASSVVIQSEPVGPARQWLQVLAAVLSVGALWWRARAPVTVFAFECVHGVAMWFLVHDYRPWVGLIVALYTVAALRPLVVSAAAYAAACARSLLSAFDSFRVEPNPGARAGEFVVTALMFALIYAAAWTAGSVVRRHRRRVAQLERERRVARAEAVALERRRIAAELHDVVSHSVTVMVLQAAGAARISASDPERTREALLHIQQAGQQAMAELRRLLAVMRAESGPAADGEPGPQPRLDDIEVLLTSMRCAGLTVTMSVSGSARPLDPSIELAAYRTVQESLTNTLKHVGRRACATVHFGWQERVLLLRVDDDGTDRDPGASAAGLSTGNGLASLAERLERVGGRLVAGPRPEGGFRVSATLPVAQRGDLVAASGDGGAPAVG, encoded by the coding sequence ATGACCTCGGTGACCGGTGCGGTGGCGCCGTCTGCCCCGGCGCGGGCGGCGAGTTGGTGGCGTCACGATCTTCTGCTGCTGCCGGTGCTGGGCCTGCTCGACCTGTTCACGGCGTCGTCCGTGGTGATCCAGAGCGAGCCGGTCGGCCCGGCCCGGCAGTGGCTGCAGGTGCTCGCCGCGGTGCTGTCGGTCGGCGCCCTGTGGTGGCGGGCCCGGGCGCCGGTCACGGTGTTCGCCTTCGAGTGCGTGCACGGCGTGGCGATGTGGTTCCTGGTGCACGACTACCGGCCGTGGGTGGGCCTGATCGTGGCCCTGTACACGGTGGCGGCGTTGCGGCCGCTGGTGGTGTCGGCGGCGGCGTACGCGGCGGCGTGCGCGCGGAGCCTGCTCAGCGCGTTCGACTCGTTCCGGGTGGAGCCGAACCCGGGCGCGCGGGCCGGGGAGTTCGTGGTCACCGCGCTGATGTTCGCGCTCATCTACGCGGCCGCGTGGACCGCCGGGTCGGTGGTGCGGCGGCACCGGCGGCGGGTGGCCCAGCTGGAACGGGAGCGGCGTGTGGCCCGGGCGGAGGCGGTCGCGTTGGAGCGTCGCCGCATCGCCGCGGAGTTGCACGACGTGGTGTCCCACTCGGTGACCGTGATGGTGCTGCAGGCCGCCGGGGCGGCGCGGATCAGCGCGTCCGATCCGGAGCGGACCCGGGAGGCGCTGCTGCACATCCAGCAGGCCGGGCAGCAGGCGATGGCGGAGTTGCGCCGGCTGCTGGCGGTGATGCGCGCCGAGTCGGGCCCGGCGGCCGACGGTGAGCCTGGCCCGCAGCCGCGGCTGGACGACATCGAGGTGCTGCTGACGTCGATGCGGTGCGCGGGGCTCACCGTGACGATGTCGGTGTCCGGCAGTGCCCGGCCGCTGGATCCGAGTATCGAGCTGGCGGCGTACCGGACGGTGCAGGAGAGCCTGACGAACACGCTCAAGCACGTCGGCCGGCGGGCCTGCGCGACTGTTCATTTCGGCTGGCAGGAGCGGGTGCTGTTGCTGCGCGTCGACGACGACGGCACGGACCGCGACCCGGGCGCGTCGGCGGCGGGACTGTCCACCGGCAACGGGCTGGCCAGCCTCGCCGAACGGCTGGAGCGCGTCGGCGGTCGCCTGGTCGCCGGGCCGCGTCCCGAGGGCGGGTTCCGGGTGAGCGCGACGCTGCCGGTCGCGCAGCGCGGCGACCTCGTGGCGGCCTCCGGTGACGGCGGGGCGCCGGCTGTCGGGTGA
- the lanKC gene encoding class III lanthionine synthetase LanKC, giving the protein MPTPGAFLIADPVHVDSPAHVADTASRFPLADQTPPDGWRVAEHGGWIMWHPPQAQLPQQGWKVHVSVNLDDAADALDLVREHCVRHRVAFKFQRSRRLALVNNEKYAHRAGSGKLAALYPADDTALRRILDDLGAQLAGYRGPYVLSDLRWHDGPLYLRYGGFAELWCVDGDQPVPAVTRPDGTLVPDRREPVFTVPDWAPVPDFVAEHIAAVDAQTDDEPPYRIEEALHHSNAGGVYRATDLRDGRTVVLREARPHAGLDGAGTDALTRLRREETMLRRLAGLDCVPQLLDRLTWWEHQFLVEEHIEGDTLQHHLAMRHPLIHPDPTHQDLTDYTTWALDVIDQVEAALAQVHARGVVFGDLHTANVMIRPDGRVVLVDFEQAYLTDEDFTPSLGDPGFATPRIRRGPAVDTYALACLRLAVFVPLTPLAALCDEKFDDLLTVARRFPLPPGYLDRIRDDLHTALNPPTSAPDRRRVTRYPWPADQRRLIESLAAGIRATATPHRTDRLFPGDPGQFPHGGATLAHGAAGVIWALVNTGVDYPERDEHLDWLTRAARRLPTAHLGLYDGLAGIAALLDRTGRHDDAGELLDRCRTGLHHRYGPGLHSGLAGIGLALLRPGRPAPDDALHIGDRLARTLTGDTKQPVPEPARPGLLHGWSGPAIFLTRLHEATGDPAWLRAARTALRRDLQHTVRDDNGNLHVRDGARRLFYLDEGSAGIAVAAHTLLRHGERQWLRDVVTTVRRTIDVEFVLLPGLFHGRAGLLATTALLTDGPPRTTPHGPVGLVRDDAPHHTPAHLARLAWHAYALDGRLAFPGDTLLRISTDLAAGGAGILSAIHAALHHTAVTLPFLDAPTHVAPTGHLLAAS; this is encoded by the coding sequence ATGCCCACGCCCGGTGCGTTCCTGATCGCCGACCCGGTCCACGTCGACTCACCGGCGCACGTCGCCGACACGGCGAGCCGGTTCCCGCTGGCCGACCAGACCCCGCCCGACGGCTGGCGCGTCGCCGAACACGGCGGCTGGATCATGTGGCACCCGCCGCAGGCACAGCTGCCCCAGCAGGGCTGGAAGGTGCACGTCTCGGTGAACCTCGACGACGCCGCCGACGCCCTCGACCTGGTACGCGAGCACTGCGTCCGCCACCGGGTCGCCTTCAAGTTCCAGCGCAGCCGCCGCCTCGCCCTGGTCAACAACGAGAAGTACGCCCACCGCGCCGGCAGCGGCAAACTCGCCGCCCTCTACCCGGCCGACGACACCGCCCTGCGCCGCATCCTCGACGACCTCGGCGCCCAACTCGCTGGCTACCGCGGCCCGTACGTCCTCAGTGACCTGCGCTGGCACGACGGCCCCCTCTACCTGCGCTACGGCGGATTCGCCGAACTCTGGTGCGTCGACGGCGACCAGCCCGTCCCCGCCGTCACACGCCCCGACGGAACCCTCGTCCCCGACCGCCGCGAACCCGTCTTCACAGTGCCCGACTGGGCACCCGTACCCGACTTCGTCGCCGAACACATCGCCGCCGTCGACGCGCAGACCGACGACGAACCGCCCTACCGCATCGAGGAAGCCCTGCACCACTCCAACGCCGGCGGCGTCTACCGCGCCACCGACCTGCGCGACGGCCGCACCGTCGTCCTGCGCGAAGCCCGCCCGCACGCCGGCCTCGACGGCGCCGGCACCGACGCGCTCACCCGCCTACGCCGCGAGGAGACCATGCTGCGTCGGCTCGCCGGCCTCGACTGCGTCCCACAACTGCTCGACCGCCTCACCTGGTGGGAACACCAGTTCCTGGTCGAGGAGCACATCGAGGGCGACACCCTCCAGCACCACCTCGCCATGCGGCACCCGCTGATCCACCCCGACCCCACCCACCAGGACCTGACCGACTACACCACCTGGGCACTCGACGTCATCGACCAGGTCGAAGCCGCCCTTGCCCAGGTACACGCCAGGGGAGTGGTCTTCGGCGACCTGCACACCGCCAACGTCATGATCCGCCCCGACGGCCGCGTCGTGCTCGTCGACTTCGAACAGGCGTACCTGACCGACGAGGACTTCACCCCGTCACTGGGCGACCCCGGCTTCGCCACACCCCGGATCCGCCGCGGCCCCGCCGTCGACACCTACGCGCTCGCCTGCCTACGCCTCGCCGTCTTCGTACCGCTGACACCACTCGCCGCGCTGTGCGACGAAAAGTTCGACGACCTCCTCACAGTCGCCCGACGCTTCCCACTACCGCCCGGCTACCTCGACCGCATCCGCGACGACCTGCACACCGCACTGAACCCGCCCACGTCCGCACCCGACCGCCGCCGCGTCACCCGCTACCCCTGGCCCGCCGACCAACGCCGCCTGATCGAATCACTGGCCGCCGGCATCCGCGCCACCGCCACACCACACCGCACCGACCGGCTCTTCCCCGGCGACCCCGGCCAGTTCCCGCACGGCGGCGCCACCCTCGCGCACGGCGCCGCCGGCGTCATCTGGGCACTCGTCAACACCGGCGTCGACTACCCCGAACGCGACGAACACCTCGACTGGCTCACCCGCGCCGCCCGCCGCCTGCCCACCGCCCACCTCGGCCTCTACGACGGCCTGGCCGGCATCGCCGCGCTCCTGGACCGCACGGGACGCCACGACGACGCCGGTGAACTGCTCGACCGATGTCGCACCGGCCTCCACCACCGCTACGGCCCCGGCCTGCACAGCGGCCTCGCCGGCATCGGACTCGCCCTGCTCCGCCCCGGCAGACCCGCCCCCGACGACGCCCTGCACATCGGTGACCGACTCGCCCGCACCCTCACCGGCGACACGAAGCAACCCGTGCCCGAACCCGCACGCCCCGGCCTGCTCCACGGCTGGTCCGGCCCCGCGATCTTCCTCACCCGCCTCCACGAAGCCACCGGCGACCCCGCCTGGCTACGGGCCGCCCGCACCGCCCTGCGCCGCGACCTGCAGCACACCGTCCGCGACGACAACGGCAACCTCCACGTACGCGACGGCGCACGACGGCTGTTCTACCTCGACGAAGGCAGCGCCGGCATCGCCGTCGCCGCCCACACACTGCTCCGCCACGGCGAACGCCAGTGGCTTCGCGACGTCGTCACCACCGTCCGCCGCACCATCGACGTCGAGTTCGTCCTGCTGCCCGGTCTCTTCCATGGCCGCGCCGGACTGCTCGCCACCACCGCCCTGCTCACCGACGGCCCGCCGCGCACCACCCCGCACGGTCCCGTCGGACTCGTCCGCGACGACGCGCCCCACCACACCCCGGCCCACCTGGCCCGGCTCGCCTGGCACGCCTACGCCCTCGACGGCCGGCTCGCGTTCCCCGGCGACACCCTGCTGCGCATCTCCACCGACCTCGCCGCCGGCGGCGCCGGAATCCTGTCCGCGATACACGCCGCGCTGCACCACACCGCAGTGACGCTGCCCTTCCTCGACGCCCCCACCCACGTCGCGCCCACCGGCCACCTCCTCGCCGCGAGCTGA